DNA sequence from the Salvia splendens isolate huo1 chromosome 19, SspV2, whole genome shotgun sequence genome:
CGCCCGCGCCATCGttcgccgagcccacaatggcgcggacgatggtgcggacgataggccatcatCCGCGACGTATGACCCGTCCTATGCATCGGCCGCGgacatagggcgcggacgatggctgcCACCCCAatgtgggcatcgtccgcgcccgaggacaATGGATgtcatcgggcgccccattgcgggtggcctaaatTCATCATAAAAATAACTCAGAAATAAACCAGAAAACCCCAGCGAGAAATGGACGTCGCAGAGGTCAGGAGCTCAAATCCACAGCCTGCTGTTCACGGCGGTGGCGGATACACTCTCCCCGCAGTCCGATTCTCAAACGAGGACATACTATTTTGCATTGATGTCGGTCGCGAAACGTTGGCGGAGATGAAGGTGAACGGGCCCAACGGTCGCCCCTACACCCGATTGGATTCCATAAAGCAGGCAATTATGCTATTCGTCCACTCCAAGCTCACCATCAATCCCGATCACCGTTTCGCATTCTCCGCCCTCGGCAAATCCACCTATTGGGTACCATTTCTGTGCCCTTCTCAGTTacaattaattgattaattactGCGCTGTAGTCGATTTTAGGGTTGAATTGATTCTGTTGGTAGGAAATTGGAAGCTGCACTGCAACTTTCACCTGTTAGCTTAGTTGGTGAAAGTTCACATTGAAGCATAACCTGCGTATCACTTGAATTAGTGCCTGATTATCTTTGTTAAGGTGGAAAATTACGTATTATTCTGAATTGCAGAAGAGCAACGGTTATGATTCTTTTTTAAGAGGTTTTAGGATTGggatttttttgtgtgtgtttgcTATCTGGTGCTAAGGCTGTATGTATACTGAGTCTATGATGTGTATCGCGAATTTACAAGATAATAATGCTGCGCATTTGGTGTGAATGTTTGCTGCACAGCTTTAGATGCTGGGGATGTTCACAATGCTTTTACTTAACCCACCTATAAGATATTTTCAGATGCATTCTAACTTCTAAGTCTCTGCGTATAGGGCTGTGCAAAATTTTGTGGTGGTGTATATGCATTTTTCTCTGTTTGAGTGGAATGGTTGTCACATTGATGAGAATCGCACAACTTTGGTAGTGGTTGTGATACATGTATGTTAGAAATCTATGTGTTATCAGTTTTGAAAATGTTAAATGTTCTGGGGCATAATTTACTCTGCcagtatttttttcttttgatggaagatgaaattTGCTGCAAGATGCATTTGGATATAAGAGTGCCAGTTTGGGTTTAATGTTGGAATCAGGAGGGCAGGGTCATGATATAGATTGAACTAACTTGATTTTGAATCTTTGTTATCTGGTATATACGATCAAGATGTGATCATTTGAATAGGCATCCTTGATATTGGGTAGCTGAAATATCCAGTATGAATGCTATGGTCTTTGCTCTTTGCTCTTTGACACGATTTGTCACTTGTTACAATTATGTTATTTATGCTACTCTCTTTGATCATATTTGCCTGATTTTGTCCTTTTTGCTTCATTGTGAAGCTTCGGAAAGAGTTCAGTAGTGAAGTTGATGCAGCACTTTCCGCTCTACGAGGTCTCTCAGTGGATTCATCCACAAGCCATGCAGACCTCACTCAGCTTTTCAAAGTAGCAACACACGAAGCAAAAAAATCTCGTGCACAAAATCGGATATTCCGTGTGGTAAGTGACCATCATGAACTCACATTATCCTCATGTCTTTATGACACTGAGCAATCCAACCATCTCCACCCTCCCCTCTTTCTTACTCTCTGTCTGCCTGAAAATTTTCTGAAAGAGCATTTAGATTGCTGGAATTGTGGGATCAGTTTTCCATAAACACTTATTATGCTGAAATGGTAGGATGATAATTCACAGGATACTACTAGCTGTCTTTGGAAAAGAAGTTTTTTAAATGGTCCCCATTTTCAGTCATTTCTGACAAGTTTCAAGCATTATCAAATcttttccataaaaatataaaatttggtCTCATTTCTGTTTCCTTCATGTTATCTTCAAAGTCGATATCTGTGTTCTCTGGTCTTTTTCTTCAATATTCACTTAAACCTAAATAGAACCTATTTTGGTGAAGGGCAGACAGACCCGTGAATCATCTCCATATTCTCATCTTTCTTGCTTCTGTGCCTATTGCCCCAATGCTTATGCATAATCTTTTGGCTTTCTTGTTTCAGATCTTGATCTACTGTAGGTCATCCACGCCGCCACAATCCCAGTTGCCTTCGACTCTGAAGCTCTTCACCTTGGATGTGATGTACCTCCACGACAAACCCGGACCTGATAACTGTCCTCAAGTGGTGTATGATACACTAGTCGACGCACTCGAACGAATCAGCGAGTTCGAGGGCTACATCTTCGAGAGTGGTCAAGGACTGACGCGTGCCCTTTTCCGTAACATGTGTCAGCTGTTATGCCATCCTCAGCAGCGTTGTATTCAGGATGAGCTGGACCTTCCCAAGTCTCTGGTGAAGAAGTCTCCTGCAGCTGATGCATCGCAAGGGGATGAAAACGCAGTTGTCTCCATCCAGTGACGCAGAAATGTAATTAATCAAGAATTCTAAGGTAACTCTCTTTTTTTGCTGTCGACTTGTCCTGTAAGTTTCTGCACCAAAATGCTGTGATTTATCTTTCTGGAATTTGTTGTCAATTATGATGATGCAGCTCTAAATGAAGTaaattttttgtagtgtttgttAGATTCAGATTCTCGATCTCTTAAGATGCTCGAATCTAGCACAATGCCTTTTAGCTCCGGATTCTCTATTGCACATTCGTGCGCTGATTGTGATATTACATAACCTCGTTTGTGTACGTGAATATTCAGATAAGCATGAACTGAATGCACCTCTTTTACGACGAGGTTATGTAATAGCACAACACATATAAGGAGACATTTAATGGTGAACATTCAAAAATCAcaatatgaaacatttattggcggacggaCGAACGGAGTAATATTACTCCCCGGAAGTTATTGCCGCGCGACGTGGCGGTGCCAAAATTCTGTGGTAAAGGCGGAAAACaaaatacatttatatatacttTTATTTGCAGGCTATGATTAATTGATTTGGGCTCAATATTGGGCCTGTGTATATTTAATGTTCTTATTTGTTATTGGGCCTGATTGTTAAAAATGGGTTTTATACTATAAGCCTCTAATATACAAAAAAAACTTAATCTTAGTATTTGCTTTAGACAAATGAATGACCAACTCTCTCTACGACGTAAATTAAAATAACCCTAACTCAATAATAGGTCGTCCTCCGTTTTTTTAtagttgagtttttttttttacttttagaatttttttttgtagttgagttatttttatatatgatattaacttaatttttcttttcatttcattctctctactttattcacttttttattttattttttattttttctctcttttactttatctacTTTACTATCTACTCAATTAACACACTAAacattcatttcttaaattCCGTACAAAAAAAAATGCACCAACTATGAAGGAATGGAAAGAGTACTTATTTAAAGAGTTTCACTATTATATAGTATGAAATatgatttaaaatgaaaaaacaaagtAAATGAACTttttaattacgtatttaccaaaatagtgaaatgaaacATTACATTGCAGTTGGATGGAAACATGGAGTGGATTATCTAAATAACTAAAAATGCCGgaaataaacataaatataattaaatattcatatttGTTACGTAACTCAATCAAAACCAGTTCATTTAAGCTAAAAAGTTATGATGTAGAATTTCTATTATTTACCTTTTCCTTAATGAATGCAAATGaatattcttttttttccctAGTCAGTTAGTTATTCCTTTTGTGACTTATAAACTAAAAGATGTGTGAAAATCTTAAATTGCGTCTTATAGCATTGTGATGGTGGAATTTTATGTCAAAATAAAATAGCCCCCATTGCAATAATCTATGAGATATTATACTTATTTAACAAAGTTTGGTTGGTAAAGTATTATAAAGGTTTTTATGCGTGTAAGCTCAAAGATTATGATAGGATGCTACTATTAGAAAATAAGGCTAAAACTGCTATGTGGTTGGTGGTGTTAAAATTGGTTTTGCATGTTTATTATACAGtggtatatttttaattatttgtgtGAGTGGCCTAACTAATTATTGCCAAATaaacccaatttttttttaacataTTGACTGCATATATAAAGCAAAAAAGATAGAATGGTTGTATAATTGTCATGACCCCATTAATTAACACCTACTCCAACAAGCAATGGAAAACACCACTACTGATTTATGCCTAGTCTAATGTGTTTGTCTTTTATACTAGATGATATATTAACattaattactattaattatgcaggagtgagatttaatcatAACTTACccataaaatatattttggtaaaaagaaaatataccATAATAATTGTATCAATATGGGTTTATTGAATTTACATTAATTATATGATTATATATCGAGTTTGTGTATTGTTGATACGGtagtttgattttttaaaatacaattatatTATTGGGAAAAAAGTTTGtaacaaatgaaaattgattatgttCGTTGAAACAAAAAACTTAACTATCAAATACATATATGTTGCGTAGTAGGAGTGTCAATTTAGTTTTAATCTACAACCGCTTGATAAATATCAAAGAGAAATTGCTGGAAATGTAGAGAATATttagttttaacattttacattgaaaattgatttataaacattaatggatttaaaataaatttcatactaatcattttgaaacacttcaaaaaaaatttgaaattttatcttaaatatttgtatatttaagaaaaaacttatttttttactaaatattgtataattaattcaaatgaaatcatgttacaatttgacataaaatttctccatcacttctttcttattgctacatactacaataaataacataaattttattaaatttaaaaatttaagaatattgtgtacatgtacaatttatgtacatttatcttttctcttaattttatactaattaAATTTAGCATGGTGTCATAGCTAGATCACGCGCTGCCAATCCGAGAGGTGCAATACCATTAGCGATTGAGATAACATCTTTCATACATACCATACTTGATACtaccataaaaatatactatttcTAGTTTGTAATCCTTTTATAATTGTCTTGACGATTATGCCcttttgttaatattttatgcactattaattaaaattcaaaattttatctTGTCCATTCCTTTTAAGATTATAATTCTTGGTTaatgcattaaaatattatttgcattttaacatgaccttatatataataaaattggtagtagtattaaaaaattCCATAAACTATACGAAAATAGTTTCAATCATCtgcaaattatataaaaataaatttcgaTCAAGAAATAGTGGGATTACAATATTCTAATATTCTCTTATTAAACGATTCCATAAACTATACGAAAATAGTTTCAAATCATCTACACATTAtataaactaaatttaaataaagaaaaagttgGATTAGCATATTCTGATATTCTCTTAGTGCCATAAAATATTAGATATAATTGCTAGAATATTAGTAAACAAATATGAATATAAATGAAGCCTAGGCCAAATGTCTCAATTGCCACGGCCCTAATTAATACCCAAACACTATTCTATTTTGGATAGAACACTATTCTATTTTGGATAGAATTGGATAAAAAGCTACGTTATGTATGAGACAAGAATTACGAGACACTAGTAATACTAAGAAAATTGTAAATGGACCTTTTCTAATTGTTTAATATCACATGTAAACTGAACTCAAAGTCCGTCTCAGTCTtactaaaattataattttaacatTTATGTAATCCATCAATTTATTAAGTTAAACCATTGTTAtctaattacataaatttaaataatttcttttctactAAACAATGAAAAATTTTATCTATGCATCTTTGACACGATGTCCACATTTCTTATCTTATTTTAGATATCTCTTTATATTTCATCTTTCTTGTCAAAACGGGTAGAGTATACTTTACTTCTAATCCTATTTAATAATTTCGAATTTGCAATTTTAATCACACATACTCTCACTAGTTCATCAAAATATTTACACACGCATGCATTAAAATGAAAACGAAATTCTATAATACGGAGTAAGATTTAACTAATGAATTATAGCCTACAAGTTTATCGTCACAATAAACTACAAAATCATACAAGTAAACAAATTCAaacttgtaaattgtaatgtcaCAATACCTATATTTGTTAAATTGTAAATTTAAACACACATCAAAGcataaacaaaattttataattaaattaaattcgtattttaatcaCACGCAACTCTAATTTCGATCTTTATATAATCGCGCAGTTTAGATTCTCCAAATCACACAACACTAATTATATCCCTTCAACACCGGGGATAATGATACGCTACGCCGCCGGTGCACTCTCCGTCCTTGCACTCTCGATCCTGGCCGTTGCTGCTCACGGCCGCCACCATCTCCTCAAGCTGCCGGCCGAAACTCGCCGCTTCTTCAGCGCCGCCGACGACGACTCCGAGGGGACTCGATGGGCCGTCCTGTTCGCTGGATCCAACGGCTACTGGAATTACCGGCATCAGGTGAACGCCATCGAAATTCTGttactatttttattaatttctatGTTGATTTGTCGATGCTTACTGGAAATCTGCTCCTGCAACTAGTTAGGCGACTGAAATAGTTCTACTTTTTTGTTATTGGAAGCTACTTTTGAAGAGAGCGTAGCTCTCTGGTTCAGTTTTTTTATCACTTGAAGTTATTAAGCTAGTGGTTGTTGCTCTGCTTAATTTCACGGTTTTTAAACTGTTTTTGATTTATATCTTAATTTTATTGAACTAATGTTTACTGAATCATTCTCAttcatagtagtagtagtagtatttttagtttttactttttacAGTAGATTTGAAAGTTTTCTAAATTGCTAGGTTTGACTTGTGTTTGCTTAAAACTATTGGTTCCCTATATAGTTTATTAAACTTTTTCCATGATTTTATTTCTAAATTGAGCTTTTTTCTACTTCGAAAATCAAATTTATCAGTGACAAACTTTACTTTGGTTTAAGACGAATTATTGAATGAAGTTATGaaagatataattatattttaagtaACAGTTATCTTTTGCGTGCTTCAGTAATGCACAAGGCTGTCAAGGCATATTCATAGCGGGGCCACAAAGATTATTAATCATAACTATAATTTCTTTTTGTCGTGACTCGTGAGAGTGCCGGAACCCCAATTActaatttaagttgaaatttcACATTTTCCCTTTTTCTTGATATGCATCTTTATATACCTTGAATTGAAATGGATTGAAGTTGAGATAAATTAGTAATTGCAGGAAAAATTTAAGTATATTGATGCTGATTTGATTAGTACACTTGGCATGAATATGAGGATAATCAATCATAAAGGAAAATATCCAGATATGATAGAACAAAGAAACTGATATTGCAAAAAGGCACATGAAAGCAACCTATATGTTATTTGCTTATATTGGTCCAGCTTGCTATTCATGCCTAGTTTTATGTGTGAACGACCGCGATTTTCATCTGTATCGGTCTATCGGATCAGTGAAGCTGATGCATGTTCCTTCTGTTTTATACTAGGCTGACGTGTGCCACGCGTATCAAATCTTAAAGAAGGGTGGTTTGAAGGATGAAAACATTATTGTTTTCATGTATGATGATATTGCCAATAACAGTGAAAACCCTCGGCCTGGTGTCATCATCAACAACCCGCATGGTGACGACGTTTACCAGGGAGTTCCAAAGGTATGTGTCCATTTTAAGTGTCCTAGTTGCTTGTCAATTGTAGAAAAAGCCATGGTTCCTCACATAGTTAATTGGGGCAGGATTATGTTGGAGACACGGTGAATGCTGAAAACTTTTACGCCGTGATTCTTGGCAACAAAACTGCAGTGAAAGGAGGTAGTGGAAAGGTTGTGGACAGCGGTCCGAACGATCACATCTTCATATATTACACAGATCATGGTGGTCCTGGAATTCTTGGTCAGTAAATTCTTTTGATCTATTGCAAAGAAAAGCCATCCTATGCCGTTTTCTAAGAAAATATGTTCTTGATAGAGGACGACACCTCCCTTCGTAGAGGGCCACTCCTCCTCTGAGGCCTTCACACCAAATCACTGGACTTCAACTATTTATTTGGACACCTTAAACTAAGAACCATAAATCTGTTTATAGACTCTACTAAATACTCCAACTTGAAATAGAACTCTAACAAACTAAAGACTCCCAAATATATTCAAACTTTGAAAAGGCAAACTAACAAACGAAAAGATAAGCATAGCTTGAAAGAAATCTGAAGAATACATGGAGAGAATGTCCTGTATCAGTTTTCTGCAATCGACCAAGTATTAATTGTTTATAGAGTTTGTGTGTTAGACTGATTATTCTTGATGCTGTTTTGTATACTCAGGGACGCCTGCAGGACCATATATATATGCAAATGACCTAAATGATGTCTTGAAACAGAAGCATGCTGCTGGGACATATAAGAGCTTGGTAATTTGGTTACAGGcattattttttgtggaattGTTCATCTCTGAAGCAAAAATATAAAGGAAACCTAAATATCTCCATATTATGCCATAGGTATTTTATTTGGAAGCATGTGAATCAGGAAGCATATTTGAAGGTCTTCTTCCCGAAGGCTTGAACATATATGCAACAACTGCAGCCAATGCGGTAGAGAATAGTTGGGGAACCTACTGCCCAGGAGACAGCCCGAGTCCCCCCCCTGAATATGACACCTGCTTGGGCGACCTCTATAGTATTGCCTGGATGGAAGATAGGTAATGCCACGTATACTTCAAACTTTCAGACTTCATTAGATCATTATTAATATATGGTCTACGTGTATGCGAATAAGAAAATTTCCTGGGATGTGTATGATTTCTCTTTTAAGGGAACTTTGTCTTGATGTCATCAAAAGACTAGCATAGTTTCAAAAGGATGATAATTGGGGTCGTTGTCTAGCTAATTCTGAAGCTATGTTTTCTGGTGTAATGTTGTCTAACCAGTTCTGAAACTATGTTTCTGGTgttgatacgatcccacatcggtttcacatGAAAGTGTGGAATAGTATATAAGAGGGAGTCtaaccctttacctttgaccatggttttgggttaagttagggcttcctatcttatataCTTATCAGGTGTATTGTTTTCCTTATCAATATCGACTTTGTGGTGTTTATCAACAGTGACGTGCACAATCTCCGGACTGAAACTTTGAAGCAGCAGTACGAGCTGGTAAGATCTGCCAAAACTAAATTTGTTTTTTGCTTAAATGAGGAATCATACACATTCCAAGTGATATTCAATTTGTGAACAAATATGACCTTTTACTGGATGTTTAGGTCAAGAAGCGAACAGCGAATGACAATGGTGAGTATGGGTCTCACGTCATGCAATATGGCGACGTGAAGCTAAACACGGACTCTCTTTATCTGTATATTGGCACAGATCCTGCCAATGATAATTTCACTTTTGCGGTGGACAATTCTCTGTTGCCATCTTCACAAGCTGTCAACCAGCGCGACGCTGATCTCCTGCATTTCTGGCATAAGGTAAGTGTGCCGAAATCGAGTTTGATCTCTCTGTTTCCTCTGCACTTGTGTGTTTCAACTTATTAGATCAATCGGAATATCGAAAAGATCAAACGAGGATAAAATAAATGTAACACAGCTCACATTTTGGTTCCTACTTGCAGTTTCGCAAGGCTGCTGAAGGTTCTGATCGCAAGGTTGAAGCTCAGATCCAGCTCGCTGAGGCTGTGGCACACCGCGCACATGTTGACAACAGCATCAAACTGATCTGCAAATTCCTCTTCGGGATTGAGAAGAGCCACGAAGTCATGAACTTCATCCAACCTACCGGGAAACCTCTTGTCGAAGACTGGAGCTGCATCAAAACCATGGTAACAACACTTAACACACCCCAGAAACATTCATCGCTTCTTCGTTCCATTCCCAACTCGTTTCATTCAAGAACATGTTTGTTCCTATCTGCAATTACAGGTTAGGACATTTGAGGCGCGCTGTGGGGCGCTATCCCAGTACGGGATGAAGCATATGCGAGCTTTTGCCAACATTTGCAACCAGGGTGTGGAGATTGAGGCGATGACCGAGGCTTCAGCGCAAGCTTGCACCACCTTCCCTTCCAACCCTTGGAGCT
Encoded proteins:
- the LOC121778285 gene encoding uncharacterized protein LOC121778285, yielding MDVAEVRSSNPQPAVHGGGGYTLPAVRFSNEDILFCIDVGRETLAEMKVNGPNGRPYTRLDSIKQAIMLFVHSKLTINPDHRFAFSALGKSTYWLRKEFSSEVDAALSALRGLSVDSSTSHADLTQLFKVATHEAKKSRAQNRIFRVILIYCRSSTPPQSQLPSTLKLFTLDVMYLHDKPGPDNCPQVVYDTLVDALERISEFEGYIFESGQGLTRALFRNMCQLLCHPQQRCIQDELDLPKSLVKKSPAADASQGDENAVVSIQ